A genomic window from Mobula hypostoma chromosome 14, sMobHyp1.1, whole genome shotgun sequence includes:
- the LOC134356442 gene encoding natural cytotoxicity triggering receptor 3 ligand 1-like — translation MAEKFTVSYMALLAITWLIVKVTAKEVSQFPRDLNVPVGANVTMFCKLPLTHDTVDVRWWRKGEKGFLERDSRRQFTVEKRRGTLVLWNVTFSDSGLYYCGGRFQEQFFESSCGTSLTVFAPPTLLEIVPVGGFSSPRKLLCKTAAFYPEKLKIVWQRNNKQIHTGIENVSNRSVDGLYEVLSLLEITQSTWGKDIYTCLVSHGSLTLSASFSYIEGADTKFILACALGGSAILALIIVLVNVKLKRLHGINTSSLDRCQSEELADQAAVDHTTPHVSLNMRESKGFRKDRQQEECIIYSQTTGNGADKLTYAALQFPDSKNTPASKHQNKHALYADVNTSKKL, via the exons ATGGCGGAGAAGTTTACGGTTTCGTACATGGCACTTCTGGCTATTACTTGGCTAA TCGTCAAAGTAACGGCGAAGGAAGTATCTCAATTCCCTCGGGACCTGAACGTCCCGGTTGGTGCGAATGTTACGATGTTCTGCAAATTACCACTAACACACGATACCGTTGACGTTCGTTGGTGGAGGAAAGGCGAGAAGGGGTTTTTAGAAAGGGACAGCAGAAGACAATTCACTGTAGAAAAGAGAAGAGGAACGCTTGTACTCTGGAATGTCACCTTCAGCGACTCTGGACTATATTACTGTGGCGGAAGGTTTCAGGAGCAATTTTTCGAGAGTAGCTGTGGCACCAGCCTCACTGTGTTCG CTCCTCCAACTCTACTGGAAATTGTTCCTGTTGGAGGGTTTTCGTCTCCTCGAAAGCTCCTTTGTAAAACGGCTGCCTTCTACCCGGAGAAATTAAAAATCGTTTggcaaagaaataacaagcaaattCACACTGGAATAGAAAATGTGTCAAACCGGAGCGTGGACGGCTTGTATGAGGTACTTAGTTTATTGGAAATTACGCAGTCTACTTGGGGAAAAGATATTTACACCTGCCTGGTGTCGCATGGCTCCCTCACGTTGTCTGCCAGTTTCAGCTACATCGAAG GCGCTGATACTAAATTCATTCTGGCATGTGCACTGGGCGGATCGGCAATTTTAGCTCTGATAATAGTTTTGGTGAATGTCAAGTTAAAGAGATTGCACG GGATTAACACAAGTTCTTTGGACAGATGTCAGAGTGAAGAGCTG GCTGACCAAGCTGCGGTTGATCACACCACTCCCCATGTTTCACTAAATATGAGGGAGAGTAAAGGATTTCGCAAAGATCGACAACAAGAAGAATGCATTATCTATTCTCAG ACAACAGGAAATGGAGCTGACAAACTGACCTACGCTGCTCTGCAGTTTCCCGATTCTAAGAACACGCCAGCATCCAAACATCAAAACAAACATGCATTGTACGCCGATGTCAATACATCAAAGAAACTGTGA